The Juglans microcarpa x Juglans regia isolate MS1-56 chromosome 2S, Jm3101_v1.0, whole genome shotgun sequence genome has a window encoding:
- the LOC121253481 gene encoding probable glucan endo-1,3-beta-glucosidase BG4 gives MALALLIYSFALILAGIATMHDQFGLAEAAFYNLGVIYGLSGTNIPDPYSTVDLCENIGIRKTRLLEHNDHVMLALNNTGHFEVSIGVRNDELPEIASSVQAAQSWYELRVKPYHHGVIFDYIVVGNDAIPGPYSAYLAPALENMMEAISVWEASTSTKVTTVVSDSVLNPRFPPSVAAFKPEIKLYMEKVLKVIRRNRVQPRLMVNVFPYYDYAAGIIPKDFAVFGRDKSYFWDSNVGYWNMFDALVDAFYWAISRVGDGVYVAVAATGWPSAGNGNFTTSAIAAEYNQNLMEHIVNGNGTPYAPWSFDGFLYSLYNEDQKPVGPRQHFGLFNPDQTPAYPFSVPHPLPPEAERVIKG, from the coding sequence ATGGCGCTAGCGCTACTGATCTATTCGTTTGCACTCATTCTGGCTGGCATCGCTACCATGCACGACCAGTTCGGATTGGCAGAAGCAGCATTTTATAATTTAGGTGTCATCTACGGACTGTCAGGAACAAACATACCAGACCCATATTCAACAGTCGACCTTTGTGAAAACATTGGTATCAGGAAAACAAGACTTTTGGAGCACAATGATCATGTGATGCTAGCTCTAAACAACACCGGCCATTTTGAAGTTAGCATCGGCGTTAGAAATGACGAATTACCTGAGATTGCATCAAGTGTCCAAGCTGCACAATCATGGTACGAACTCAGAGTGAAACCCTACCATCATGGAGTGATATTCGACTATATTGTTGTCGGCAACGACGCCATTCCCGGTCCCTACAGCGCGTACCTGGCGCCAGCATTAGAAAACATGATGGAAGCGATCAGCGTGTGGGAAGCAAGTACTTCTACAAAGGTGACCACTGTGGTGTCCGATTCTGTTCTAAACCCTAGATTTCCACCTTCGGTTGCTGCATTTAAGCCTGAGATTAAACTATACATGGAAAAGGTCCTCAAAGTGATAAGAAGAAATAGGGTCCAACCACGACTTATGGTCAATGTGTTTCCTTACTATGATTATGCAGCAGGGATTATACCCAAAGATTTTGCAGTATTTGGCAGAGATAAATCCTACTTTTGGGACAGCAACGTAGGTTATTGGAACATGTTCGACGCCTTGGTTGATGCTTTTTATTGGGCAATTTCCAGAGTGGGTGATGGAGTATATGTGGCGGTAGCTGCCACCGGTTGGCCTTCTGCCGGAAATGGTAATTTCACGACTTCGGCGATCGCAGCGGAGTATAATCAGAACCTTATGGAACATATTGTGAATGGAAATGGGACACCGTATGCCCCATGGTCCTTTGATGGGTTTCTTTATAGCTTGTACAATGAAGATCAAAAACCAGTCGGTCCGCGACAACATTTTGGGCTTTTCAATCCGGATCAAACGCCAGCTTATCCATTTTCTGTTCCTCATCCTCTCCCGCCCGAGGCCGAGAGGGTTATTAAGGGGTGA